DNA from Polaribacter sp. NJDZ03:
CCAGGAATGATGTAATAGCGAATCGCTATAGATAAACATTTTTTCTCCACTTTTTGTCATTTCGACTTTATGGAGAAATCTTAAATAAAAAAATCCGTTAGAAAATTTTCTAACGGATTTTTTTTATATAAACAGACCCTTCAGGTTTTAAAAACCTGAAGGGTTTTGAATTTAATTCTTCTTTTGCTTTTTCAATTCTCCATTATGGTCTTTAATTATTTCTTCTTCTCTGTACTTACAACAACCATGTACAGAACCATACGCTTCATCTGTTGCAATTAATGTATTTTCTTTATCTAAAACAATATCATGACCTACAGCCAAAACACTTTGCTGAATCGTTTCAACATCGGTTTTACGTTCGTCTAAAATTACATTTAACTGATGCGTTTCTACACTCCAAATTGCAAACTTTACACCTTTTGTTTTTAAAGCAGCTGTTTCTATACGTTTTTTACACATACCACAAATACCATCTACTTCTATAGATACTTTTGCACTTTTATTCTTTTTTACTTCTTGTGATTGTGTAGAGAAACCAATCAAACATAAACTGAATACGAATAGTAATTTTTTCATTTTTTTCTAATTTTATATTATGTTACTTATTTCCACTGCGTGGGTTATTTAATCTTAAATCTTAATCCTGTATAAAATGCTCTTCCAAAAATTGGAGAATACACAATGGTACTATCAAAATAGGCCCCAAAAGGATTGTCACTACCTAAAATAGGATTTTTCTGCTGAACATTTGTCAAGTTCTCTGCACCAATATACACTTCAAACTTGTCTGAAAACACTTTGGTTATTTGTGAATTTAACAATTGATAAGAACCTGAATATGTTGCCAACTGATATTGTGCTGGGTTAGGCGCAGTATTTGGTAAACGCTGCTCCCCAATGTTATTAAAAGTAACATCAAATTTCCAGTGTGCATTATTTTCTTTTACAGGTGTTTCATAAGAAAGGTTTGCAAAAAATCTATTTTTAGGTTGAATCGGTTTTTGCAAATTCCCCGAAGTATAATCCGTAGAAATATCAAAATACTTATACGCTGTTCTAAAATTAAAATACGGTGCAATGTTATAATTCAATTCAACCTGAAAACTATTTGCGATACTTTTTCCGTTTAAATTATAGAATGCTATTTCTTGTGGATTTTCCCAATCTACCACTACTTGGTTTGTAAAATCTGTCTGATAAAAATCGAAAGTAACATCTCCTTTTTTATTGAATAAATTAAATCTTTGCATGTAAGAAACTCCGTAGTTCCATGCAACTTCCGGATTTAATCCGTAGATATTACCACCAACATCATCAATATTAATAACTCTTGAACTTGCAAACAATTGTTGATTTTCTGCAAAAATATTAGCACTTCTTTTTCCTCTTCCTGCAGATGCTCTAAAAACACTGTTTTCCCAAGGTACATATCTTGCATGAATTCTAGGGGTTACAAAAGTTCCTAATAAATTATGAGTATCTATACGCAAACCTGCTGTTAAACTAAAATCATTCAAATTATCGAACGCATATTCAAAAAAGGCTCCCGCAGAAGTTTCTTTTCTATCGTACTCAGTAATGTTTACCAATTCTTCATAATTATCATGCGTAAAACTAAGTCCTGTTTTAAACTTATTTCTAGTATCCCCTATTATAGAATTGAAAATAATATTAGAAAAGATACTTTGATGTTCTATATTGTAAATTTTTTGTCCAAAATAAGAATCTTGTTGATGGTTGCTATACGCAAACTGAAGACTTACACTTTGAAAAGGCAATTCTGGAAAAACATATCCTAATTTAGCAGAAGTCTCAAAACGTTTGGTATCTATTTCACTTCCCCAAGTATTATTTGTCCCTTTATCTAAAGATGGGTTAAAATCAATCTCTCCTGTTTGTTTTTCATCATTTAAAAAACGCACATTAATAAAACTCACCCAACCTTTTTCTGCATCTACATATTGCCAACGGTTCATTACATTTATTTGATTCGCTAAAGGACTGTCTAAAAAATTATCATTGTTTTTATCAAATTTTTCACCCCTATAATTTCCGTGTAAATAGACACCTGTAGACCATTTATCAGATACTTTTTGGTTAAAATGTGTATTTAACTCAAGTCTTCCATTTAAAGAAGAATAGGCATTTACAAAGAATTTATTATCAGAAAAAGGCTTTACCAATTCTGCATTTATTTGTCCGGATATGCTCTCGTAACCATTAACAACAGAACCTGCTCCTTTTGTAATCTGAATACTTTCTACCCAAGTACCTGGTGTAAAAGTCATTCCAAAAACCTGACTTGCACCTCTTACAGAGGGAATGTTTTCTTGTGTAATTGACAAATACGGGCTCGTTAAACCCAACATTTGTATTTGCTTTGTACCTGTTAAAGCATCAGAAAAGCTAACATCTATAGATGGGTTGGTTTCAAAACTTTCTGCTAGGTTACAACAAGCTGCTTTTAATAATTCTTCTGAATTTACCGTAAACATATTGGCGGTAGACAAAAAAGATTTCTGAATTGCATTTCGTTTACTTTTAATAATAACTTCATCTAAATTACCTTCTTGAGTAATATAATGATGAATAGGATCTAAGTTTTCAATAGTTAAAGTATCGGTTTTATACCCTAAATAATTAACTACTAATTTTTTATATTCAGGTTTGTAATCTATAATAAACCAACCTTTATTGTTTGTAATTGCACTTACGTTTGTGTTTAACCAATGTACAGTTACATTGGCAACTCCTAAATTATCTTTAGGATTATTTTTGTCCATAATCATCCCTTTAAATGTAGTTTGAGAAAAGAGTATGACAGGAATAAATAGTAGAAAACTACTAAGTATATATTTTTTCATTGTATGTTTTAATTTTAATTTATAAAGCTAATTTTTATCGCCTTTAGGCAATATTTATAGATTTAAAAATTAAAATCAAATTAAAAAAGATTGGTAAAGAATCTGATAATTTAGAAGAATACCAGGTGGTGAAATGTTGTTGTAGTTTATCTCTTTAGAATCTTGTTCTAGAAATAAATCATTAAAAGAAATATAAAACGATGCTAGAAATTGTTGTTTTGAAAAATCAAAATCATCAACTTGAGTTTGTCTTAATTGATCTTGCCCTTTAATTTGATGAACCTCATTTTTACAACAGTTTTCATTAGCTGTAATTTTTTGCATTTCTAAACTACAATCATTAGCAGCACCTATATATGAGATATCTATTAAAGAATCTCCACAATAATGCTTTTCTATCGTAAAAGAAAACGTAGAAAACAACACTAGAAGTGCTAACAGAAAAGACGCTATTTTAGAAAAAAACTGTTTCATCGCTTTTGCAAATTTACAACAACAAAATCAAATTGGTTATTAAATTACTTATTACTCATTTTTTGATAATAGAAAGCAGGAAGCAATATTAGTAAAAATAGTGGATGTATTAAAAATCTACGAATGTAAAACGGCAGCAAATAGCCACTTTTAAAATTATCCTTTAGTAAAAAAACAAACAGAATAATAAGAATTACAAATGCTATCATTAAAAAATAACTAGCAAATTTTAAATAATCTTTACGCTCAAACAACACCCAAATTATACCTAATGAAATTACAGAATTTATAATATACCTAAATAACATATTTATTACCAGCTTCCAAGCAACTATATTCTGAATACCTGTGTACAAATAATCATTTTTAAAATACATGATTAAAGGGTCATAAAACAAATTCGTTTGAAAAGCTCTTACAGCAATTAACAACACAAAAAGCAAGAATATTAATACTATTTTTAGGTATTTACTCATTTTTTAAACTTAGAAAATTGATTAACCCAAATAACCCAAAGCATAAAAATAGCACCATAAATAATAGCTGGAAATACCAAACCATGTAAGAGTTCTTGATTTTCTGGATATTTATAAATCATTACTGTTAGAAATGCAATTCTTAATACATTAATTGTATAAATAAACAAACTACCAAACAGAGAGTATAAGAAAGTAGCTTTTAAAGACCCTGAAAAAGCAATAATAAAAGATATAAATAAAATAATTAAACTAACAGAATTACACCCTTCTATAACCCTAGCGGTATATTTACCTTCTATAATTAGTTTTACAGAAACTTCTTTATCATGCTGAATAGCTTCTACATTATAATCGAAAAAAGTAAGCACTTTTACCGTTTGGTCTGCCACAAGTGTTGTTATGGATGCTGTTTTATAAATCCCTTCCTTTTCTTGAGAATGCTGTAAGTAACTGTTATAAATTGTAACTAATAAAAAATAAGTTACAAAAAACTTAATTAGAAAAATGATGATGCTTTTATGTTTCTTCACAATAAATTTTATTTAATTTTGCGACTTATTTACAGAACGAATATACAAAATGAATATAGATATTTTACAACAACAGATCGACAAAATTATTTCATCTAACACATCTAAAGATGAGAAATTACAAGCTATATGCGATTATTTAGAAAAAGAAATTTCTTACTATGATTGGGTTGGTTTTTATTTTAAAAACGGAGATAAAGACGAGCTAAAACTAGCTCAGTATACAGGAGAAGAAACAGAACACACTATTATTCCGTTTGGAAAAGGTATTTGTGGGCAAGTTGCTGTTAGCAATGAAAACTTTGTTGTACAAGATGTTTCTGCTCAAGACAATTATATTTCTTGTGGATGGAAAGTAAAATCTGAAATTGTAATACCAATTTTTGTTGCTGGCAAGAACATCGGCCAGATTGATATAGATTCTCATACAGCAAAT
Protein-coding regions in this window:
- a CDS encoding heavy-metal-associated domain-containing protein; the encoded protein is MKKLLFVFSLCLIGFSTQSQEVKKNKSAKVSIEVDGICGMCKKRIETAALKTKGVKFAIWSVETHQLNVILDERKTDVETIQQSVLAVGHDIVLDKENTLIATDEAYGSVHGCCKYREEEIIKDHNGELKKQKKN
- a CDS encoding carboxypeptidase-like regulatory domain-containing protein codes for the protein MKKYILSSFLLFIPVILFSQTTFKGMIMDKNNPKDNLGVANVTVHWLNTNVSAITNNKGWFIIDYKPEYKKLVVNYLGYKTDTLTIENLDPIHHYITQEGNLDEVIIKSKRNAIQKSFLSTANMFTVNSEELLKAACCNLAESFETNPSIDVSFSDALTGTKQIQMLGLTSPYLSITQENIPSVRGASQVFGMTFTPGTWVESIQITKGAGSVVNGYESISGQINAELVKPFSDNKFFVNAYSSLNGRLELNTHFNQKVSDKWSTGVYLHGNYRGEKFDKNNDNFLDSPLANQINVMNRWQYVDAEKGWVSFINVRFLNDEKQTGEIDFNPSLDKGTNNTWGSEIDTKRFETSAKLGYVFPELPFQSVSLQFAYSNHQQDSYFGQKIYNIEHQSIFSNIIFNSIIGDTRNKFKTGLSFTHDNYEELVNITEYDRKETSAGAFFEYAFDNLNDFSLTAGLRIDTHNLLGTFVTPRIHARYVPWENSVFRASAGRGKRSANIFAENQQLFASSRVINIDDVGGNIYGLNPEVAWNYGVSYMQRFNLFNKKGDVTFDFYQTDFTNQVVVDWENPQEIAFYNLNGKSIANSFQVELNYNIAPYFNFRTAYKYFDISTDYTSGNLQKPIQPKNRFFANLSYETPVKENNAHWKFDVTFNNIGEQRLPNTAPNPAQYQLATYSGSYQLLNSQITKVFSDKFEVYIGAENLTNVQQKNPILGSDNPFGAYFDSTIVYSPIFGRAFYTGLRFKIK
- a CDS encoding exosortase F system-associated protein, with translation MSKYLKIVLIFLLFVLLIAVRAFQTNLFYDPLIMYFKNDYLYTGIQNIVAWKLVINMLFRYIINSVISLGIIWVLFERKDYLKFASYFLMIAFVILIILFVFLLKDNFKSGYLLPFYIRRFLIHPLFLLILLPAFYYQKMSNK
- the xrtF gene encoding exosortase family protein XrtF, which produces MKKHKSIIIFLIKFFVTYFLLVTIYNSYLQHSQEKEGIYKTASITTLVADQTVKVLTFFDYNVEAIQHDKEVSVKLIIEGKYTARVIEGCNSVSLIILFISFIIAFSGSLKATFLYSLFGSLFIYTINVLRIAFLTVMIYKYPENQELLHGLVFPAIIYGAIFMLWVIWVNQFSKFKK
- a CDS encoding GAF domain-containing protein; amino-acid sequence: MNIDILQQQIDKIISSNTSKDEKLQAICDYLEKEISYYDWVGFYFKNGDKDELKLAQYTGEETEHTIIPFGKGICGQVAVSNENFVVQDVSAQDNYISCGWKVKSEIVIPIFVAGKNIGQIDIDSHTANTFSAKDEALLEYICKELSSIL